One segment of Herbaspirillum hiltneri N3 DNA contains the following:
- a CDS encoding lysozyme inhibitor LprI family protein, giving the protein MKRQLLILPILLMCQAAHAHDENPFTPEFQRCEAKTEGVTPDAMDCIDKEFTRQDKRLNQAYQALLSALPKRKQDELRKAQRAWLEYTEKDCSFLYDGQEFNGQDDRLNAAYCSARERAERATALQQLLNRIQ; this is encoded by the coding sequence ATGAAACGCCAGTTACTTATCCTTCCTATCCTCTTGATGTGTCAGGCCGCACATGCGCACGATGAGAACCCGTTCACGCCGGAGTTCCAGCGTTGCGAAGCCAAAACTGAGGGGGTGACGCCTGATGCCATGGACTGCATCGATAAAGAATTCACCCGCCAAGACAAGCGTCTGAATCAGGCGTATCAAGCACTTCTCTCAGCATTGCCAAAGCGTAAGCAAGATGAATTGCGTAAAGCGCAACGGGCGTGGCTTGAGTACACAGAAAAGGATTGCTCGTTCCTTTACGATGGGCAAGAGTTCAATGGTCAAGATGACCGACTGAATGCGGCCTATTGTTCCGCTAGAGAACGCGCAGAGCGAGCAACGGCATTGCAGCAGTTGCTCAATCGAATTCAGTAA
- a CDS encoding immunity protein Imm33 domain-containing protein — translation MSWLFADPPNMAVISHRRIVEGASPISFVSHDEDDGGWQFFPNSDGALDASEAVVASFKSIVNIDSSIVELADLPLGWCARRTSPTGQWTREKI, via the coding sequence ATGAGCTGGCTATTCGCAGACCCACCTAATATGGCCGTTATCTCGCATCGACGAATCGTTGAAGGAGCAAGTCCAATCTCATTTGTTTCACATGATGAAGATGATGGCGGTTGGCAGTTTTTTCCAAATTCTGATGGAGCATTGGACGCCTCCGAAGCGGTGGTCGCTAGCTTCAAAAGCATCGTTAATATTGACTCTTCAATCGTTGAGCTTGCTGACCTTCCATTAGGATGGTGCGCTCGGCGCACGTCACCAACGGGGCAATGGACTCGAGAGAAAATATAG
- a CDS encoding DUF1289 domain-containing protein, with protein sequence MSKEVKSPCVSLCYLKHDVCTGCGRSKSEIKDWKGMKHKEQKATVGRAAVRLKEIRKKEGKR encoded by the coding sequence GTGAGTAAAGAAGTTAAAAGCCCTTGTGTCTCACTTTGTTATTTGAAGCACGATGTCTGCACTGGTTGTGGCCGCTCCAAATCTGAAATCAAGGATTGGAAGGGCATGAAACACAAGGAACAGAAGGCGACCGTGGGGCGCGCGGCGGTAAGGCTGAAGGAAATCCGCAAGAAAGAAGGGAAGCGATAG
- a CDS encoding AbrB/MazE/SpoVT family DNA-binding domain-containing protein codes for MTKLVTLTSKGRVTLPKELRASLGLEPGAKLTFSQLADGTVIMRVKHQKLSDLAGILTGQNQPSVTIADMKR; via the coding sequence ATGACCAAATTAGTCACATTGACATCCAAGGGGCGGGTCACGCTACCTAAAGAGCTGCGTGCCAGTCTCGGCCTTGAGCCTGGTGCCAAGCTGACGTTCTCACAGCTGGCTGATGGGACCGTGATAATGCGCGTCAAGCATCAGAAGTTGTCTGACCTCGCGGGCATCCTGACCGGACAGAATCAACCATCTGTCACTATCGCGGATATGAAACGTTGA
- a CDS encoding helix-turn-helix domain-containing protein: MNEFTVQGPDTLSVLLQAYRKEARMTKREAARRLGIKKQAFSALERNPGAVSTERVLKLLNVLGVEVVMRAKTEGPKGVSTFRGGPAW; encoded by the coding sequence ATGAACGAATTTACTGTGCAAGGCCCTGACACTCTTAGCGTGCTGCTGCAGGCCTATCGCAAAGAAGCACGGATGACGAAGAGAGAAGCCGCTCGGCGCCTCGGCATCAAGAAACAGGCGTTCTCCGCTCTGGAACGCAATCCTGGGGCGGTCAGCACGGAGAGGGTACTGAAGTTGTTGAATGTGCTTGGCGTAGAAGTCGTCATGCGCGCCAAAACGGAGGGGCCAAAAGGCGTGTCGACGTTTCGCGGTGGTCCCGCCTGGTAG
- a CDS encoding nucleotide-binding domain-containing protein produces the protein MNKKNQELFRSSFESMLKSDGFATLEKSNKVLAEAVRRADSVHVFDGADGSGFGLAQADADEYTIQRPIREWFGKTGINTGNIGAHPDFEYLDGTDAVRKHHITTVFIDIKNSTRLSLRYDLMVVRKIKNSILRAASETVRALDGHVHRFMGDALMAYFGGISQDRESACMAAINCSAMLRLLMDESIGPGLLKQGIEPGDIGFRVGIDYGGDDDVLWSSYGYTDVSEVTATSFFVDAAAKLQSMASKDRAMLGNNLVRHLDFPEMYIGRKTEMQNGKPVEVQYLRPNYTLPDGNSHNYEIHELKFKDFAKLLPIPLDMREGLVNGTKAHAGISFKAYSQDTHLSNEYKSLSRCVNKGTRIFFQVHIEAHALDGLRLPLRGEWTRKNHGQEAVDDGMGHDEHGTFDVRPNAANRGREAKVYNWDREAKYRGIHTMEVRIFDTRNELMFADIIGIHIR, from the coding sequence ATGAACAAAAAAAATCAAGAACTGTTCCGTTCCAGTTTCGAGTCAATGTTGAAGTCAGATGGCTTCGCCACTCTCGAAAAATCCAACAAGGTTCTCGCCGAGGCAGTTAGGCGCGCAGATTCAGTTCACGTTTTTGATGGTGCTGACGGTAGCGGTTTCGGACTTGCGCAAGCAGACGCAGACGAATATACGATTCAGCGTCCTATCCGTGAATGGTTTGGGAAAACCGGTATCAATACTGGAAACATCGGCGCGCATCCCGATTTTGAGTATTTGGACGGAACGGATGCTGTTCGAAAGCACCACATCACAACAGTCTTCATCGACATCAAGAATTCCACACGTCTCTCACTCCGTTATGACCTAATGGTTGTTAGAAAGATTAAGAATTCGATTCTGCGGGCCGCTTCGGAGACAGTGCGAGCATTGGACGGCCATGTCCATCGGTTCATGGGTGACGCGCTAATGGCCTACTTTGGGGGGATTAGCCAGGACAGAGAAAGCGCATGCATGGCTGCCATCAACTGCTCAGCGATGCTACGCCTGCTGATGGACGAGTCCATCGGGCCGGGACTGCTAAAGCAAGGTATTGAGCCGGGAGACATCGGCTTCCGTGTTGGTATTGACTATGGCGGAGACGACGACGTTCTCTGGTCGTCCTATGGATACACCGATGTGTCGGAAGTGACTGCCACCTCATTTTTTGTTGATGCGGCAGCCAAGCTTCAGTCAATGGCGTCGAAAGACCGTGCGATGCTCGGCAACAACCTAGTGCGGCACCTGGATTTTCCGGAAATGTACATCGGAAGAAAGACCGAAATGCAGAATGGAAAACCTGTTGAAGTGCAGTATCTGCGTCCGAACTACACATTGCCAGATGGTAATAGCCACAATTACGAGATTCACGAACTCAAGTTCAAGGATTTCGCGAAGTTGCTGCCAATTCCCTTGGACATGCGCGAGGGCTTGGTGAACGGTACGAAGGCCCACGCTGGGATTAGCTTTAAAGCCTACTCACAAGACACACACCTTTCAAATGAATACAAATCTCTTTCCAGATGCGTCAACAAAGGCACTAGGATTTTCTTTCAAGTCCACATAGAAGCTCACGCACTCGACGGCCTTCGTTTGCCTCTACGAGGTGAATGGACTAGAAAGAATCATGGTCAGGAAGCTGTGGATGATGGAATGGGACATGATGAACATGGCACCTTCGACGTCCGGCCTAACGCAGCGAATCGTGGGCGAGAGGCCAAGGTATATAACTGGGACCGAGAGGCCAAATATCGAGGTATTCACACTATGGAGGTCAGAATCTTCGACACTCGGAACGAGCTCATGTTTGCCGACATCATTGGCATCCATATCCGCTAA
- a CDS encoding Pycsar system effector family protein — protein sequence MDLKRAENQQKLLLEILKRYDVYVGATNAKIAVILSYCMAYVGGVAFKVIDLSAKRTADWSWWLSLLFAGVSVAATLYAAYQAYEALSPKTPLGRAQHEQPSIVFFGDVANLAGGRDGYVKRINEITDSEIVEDLARQVHVMAGVVSAKMGTLNGSIRVLAKVQLPLSLLAIFCLCLTT from the coding sequence ATGGATTTGAAGCGCGCTGAAAATCAGCAAAAGCTTCTCTTGGAAATTCTCAAGCGATACGACGTCTATGTCGGTGCCACGAACGCCAAAATAGCGGTCATACTTTCTTACTGCATGGCCTACGTGGGAGGCGTGGCTTTCAAGGTTATCGACCTCTCGGCCAAACGTACCGCGGATTGGTCTTGGTGGCTGTCCCTTCTCTTTGCCGGCGTATCAGTGGCCGCCACTCTCTATGCCGCCTACCAGGCATACGAAGCGCTAAGCCCCAAGACACCACTTGGGCGGGCCCAACATGAACAGCCGTCTATCGTTTTCTTCGGGGATGTGGCGAACCTCGCTGGCGGTCGCGACGGATATGTCAAACGCATCAACGAAATAACCGATTCAGAGATAGTCGAAGATTTGGCACGTCAGGTACATGTAATGGCCGGCGTCGTGTCAGCGAAGATGGGGACTCTTAATGGCTCCATCCGGGTTCTTGCTAAGGTGCAGCTTCCCTTAAGCTTACTGGCAATCTTCTGTCTGTGTTTGACGACCTAA
- a CDS encoding ATP-dependent DNA helicase: MAFINHLSVRVPWHDDQWRGTVCKKPRENVACVALPEIAAKKMDDAEECVAGHRFDELSESELPPCVRERVSFMAPFALRRDFIHPYKRSATPEHRDLKAMTQQQPAFSATCIPFKWMRREHADTLSASWHLDFDPAREPTEPDWLVNSGWIQNGRNQRAMLDGFFSAIKPDDSLCFFYAKQTPFSDNARRVIVGIGRVKRVGKPLQYEREGRAADADTSYVWDVTIEHSIRPSDGDGFLLPYAELVAAQELGAVIDWDRCLAFSPEGLTAEFSYAAEHVSHDGAISALLECKHALEAARAVLVDGDAIPKALRWIDSRISELWNLRGAYPGLGAALTALGAQHGNFLALHLAEQLGDNEDPWPLVDKVMRNPISLPPTLRTIVTSDLTAVWKNLKPKRLELLKLLARFAVTNEQADRFFVSAVRSASGLDYVDEQLLDNPYVIYEGDRFSSPASDEHTLERVTLETIDRGAYPAEAVALKHPLPEPSRMSGALDKRRIRALVIGQLEHAAEAGGHTMLPEEMVILGIRSAKLEPPCPASEDVIEAVAEFFPYEVFRVALKGGKPALQLQRYVASKKMLSKEIHNRALIGRRFEIQNDWRARLDNLLPPLDEADKDEERARDEKAAALAELAASRFSILIGPAGAGKTTVLKALCEHEDIAKKGVLLLAPTGKARVQLSQKSGQDASTLAQFLLGCGARFDSRTGVYKTVVGAPYDGCKTVIVDEASMLTEDMLSALFDAIKGTVERIILVGDPRQLPPIGAGKPFFDAVTHLTPETDGQFPRVGKGYAELTIQRRHKASGETDSFPLDLQLANWFSGRPLAPGEDEVWSILGGPGDTTGRVTTHRWDSVEELRKTMLECLCKELDLKGVDDQQGFALSYGGVAKNDYVRFETGAASRVDDWQVLTPLRNDVFGAKDINRLLHRTFRKDAISWANNGRRSGARTTPPRGMEEIVYGDKVINVRNHKRKHVNPTEGALQYIANGEIGVVEGEIAASGSNHEPWRTKVEFSSQQGFVYNYGKSDFDADRGPSLELAFAVTVHKAQGSEFETTILVLPKKSRLISREMLYTALTRQKRRVVILHQGELADLQQLATDDNAVIPARFTNLFEKEAPELLPAPVQVAGKWLDEKLIHRSRRGTLLRSKSEVIIDDALAAHDIDAAYEVRFYGIDGKGYRLPDFTIEDQSLGRTILWEHCGMLADTGYAERWEKKLEWYRQNGVKLLSEGGGERASLVVTMDDARGGIDGKAIDELIEEIFD; the protein is encoded by the coding sequence ATGGCCTTTATAAACCATTTGTCCGTTCGGGTTCCCTGGCATGATGACCAGTGGCGTGGGACAGTGTGCAAGAAGCCGCGCGAAAACGTAGCGTGCGTCGCTCTTCCTGAAATTGCTGCAAAGAAGATGGACGATGCTGAAGAATGTGTGGCCGGACACCGTTTCGATGAATTGTCCGAGTCAGAACTGCCACCATGCGTACGTGAGCGTGTATCGTTCATGGCGCCATTCGCGCTGCGTAGAGATTTCATCCATCCCTACAAGAGAAGCGCGACACCGGAACATCGTGACCTTAAGGCAATGACGCAACAACAGCCTGCGTTCTCAGCTACATGTATCCCGTTTAAATGGATGCGCCGGGAGCACGCAGATACATTATCCGCTTCGTGGCATCTTGATTTTGACCCCGCACGCGAACCGACCGAGCCTGATTGGCTGGTCAACAGCGGGTGGATTCAGAATGGCCGCAATCAACGTGCGATGCTTGATGGGTTTTTCTCGGCAATCAAACCTGACGATTCGTTGTGCTTCTTTTACGCTAAACAAACGCCTTTTTCGGACAATGCGCGCCGGGTTATCGTTGGTATCGGCCGCGTCAAGCGGGTCGGCAAACCTCTGCAATACGAGCGTGAGGGCCGTGCGGCTGATGCCGATACCTCGTATGTTTGGGACGTGACCATTGAACATTCGATTCGGCCAAGTGATGGAGATGGCTTCCTGCTGCCATATGCGGAGCTGGTAGCAGCGCAGGAGCTCGGTGCTGTTATTGACTGGGACCGGTGCCTTGCATTTTCGCCCGAAGGACTAACTGCAGAATTTTCATACGCTGCGGAGCATGTCAGCCACGACGGGGCAATCTCCGCACTTCTCGAGTGCAAACATGCTCTTGAAGCAGCGCGGGCCGTTCTTGTGGATGGCGATGCCATCCCGAAGGCGCTTCGATGGATTGATTCCCGAATATCAGAACTGTGGAATTTGCGGGGCGCTTACCCCGGGCTTGGTGCCGCGTTGACTGCCCTAGGTGCCCAACACGGAAACTTCCTGGCGCTGCACTTGGCTGAACAGTTGGGCGACAATGAAGACCCTTGGCCCCTTGTAGACAAGGTCATGCGAAATCCGATTTCCCTGCCTCCGACACTTCGAACGATAGTGACAAGTGACTTAACAGCAGTGTGGAAGAACTTGAAGCCAAAGCGGCTTGAGCTTCTCAAGCTCTTGGCGCGGTTTGCAGTGACCAACGAACAAGCGGACCGGTTCTTCGTTTCCGCGGTCCGAAGTGCGTCCGGCCTCGACTATGTCGATGAGCAGTTGCTCGATAACCCGTACGTCATCTACGAAGGCGACAGGTTTTCATCCCCGGCATCGGATGAGCACACGCTCGAGCGTGTGACGCTAGAGACCATTGACCGCGGGGCGTATCCTGCAGAAGCGGTGGCCTTGAAGCATCCGCTACCAGAACCTTCTCGTATGTCCGGCGCGTTGGACAAACGTCGAATCCGAGCGCTGGTCATTGGACAGCTCGAGCATGCGGCAGAAGCCGGGGGGCATACGATGCTCCCTGAAGAGATGGTAATCCTGGGTATTCGAAGTGCGAAACTTGAGCCGCCTTGTCCTGCTTCAGAGGATGTGATTGAGGCAGTTGCTGAGTTCTTCCCTTACGAAGTATTTCGCGTCGCCCTCAAGGGTGGGAAGCCCGCGCTACAGCTTCAGCGCTACGTCGCGTCCAAGAAAATGCTTTCGAAGGAGATTCACAATCGAGCGCTTATCGGCAGGCGCTTTGAAATCCAGAATGACTGGAGAGCTCGGCTGGATAACCTTCTGCCGCCACTCGATGAAGCTGACAAGGACGAAGAGCGTGCACGAGATGAAAAAGCTGCAGCGCTGGCCGAGCTGGCGGCATCTCGCTTCTCCATTCTGATTGGTCCAGCCGGCGCCGGCAAGACCACGGTGCTCAAAGCGCTATGTGAGCATGAGGACATTGCCAAAAAAGGGGTGCTTCTATTGGCGCCGACAGGCAAAGCCCGCGTTCAGCTGAGTCAAAAATCTGGACAGGATGCGTCGACCCTCGCTCAATTCCTGTTGGGATGCGGAGCGCGGTTCGATAGCAGAACAGGCGTCTACAAGACCGTCGTTGGGGCTCCCTATGATGGCTGCAAGACCGTAATCGTTGATGAAGCTTCAATGCTCACTGAAGACATGTTGTCCGCACTTTTCGACGCTATCAAAGGGACCGTTGAAAGAATTATCCTGGTGGGTGACCCAAGACAGTTGCCTCCAATTGGTGCCGGCAAGCCGTTCTTCGACGCGGTGACTCACCTCACTCCAGAGACCGATGGTCAATTTCCACGGGTGGGGAAAGGGTACGCGGAGTTGACCATCCAGCGTCGCCATAAGGCCTCTGGCGAAACGGACAGTTTTCCGCTCGACCTGCAATTGGCGAACTGGTTCAGTGGGCGCCCATTGGCACCAGGCGAGGATGAGGTCTGGTCCATACTTGGTGGCCCGGGAGATACGACCGGCCGCGTGACGACGCATCGCTGGGACTCGGTTGAAGAACTACGCAAGACGATGTTGGAATGCTTGTGCAAGGAACTGGACCTGAAGGGGGTAGACGACCAGCAAGGGTTTGCCCTTAGCTATGGGGGTGTCGCGAAGAACGACTATGTACGGTTCGAAACTGGTGCTGCCTCGCGAGTCGATGACTGGCAGGTGTTGACGCCATTGCGCAATGACGTCTTTGGAGCCAAAGACATCAATCGCCTGCTGCACCGTACCTTTCGCAAGGATGCAATTTCTTGGGCTAACAACGGCCGCCGTAGCGGCGCCAGGACTACTCCGCCCAGAGGGATGGAGGAAATTGTCTACGGTGATAAAGTTATCAACGTTCGAAATCACAAGCGCAAGCATGTGAATCCCACCGAAGGGGCGCTTCAGTACATCGCCAATGGCGAAATCGGCGTCGTTGAGGGCGAGATAGCTGCAAGTGGTTCTAACCACGAGCCATGGAGGACGAAAGTTGAATTTTCTTCACAGCAAGGATTTGTTTATAACTACGGGAAGTCAGATTTCGACGCGGATAGAGGCCCGTCGCTCGAGTTGGCTTTTGCTGTCACTGTTCACAAAGCACAGGGGAGCGAGTTCGAGACCACTATTCTTGTGCTTCCTAAGAAGAGCCGGCTCATAAGCCGCGAGATGCTGTACACGGCCTTGACGCGCCAGAAGCGACGGGTGGTCATTCTGCACCAAGGCGAATTGGCTGACTTACAGCAATTGGCAACTGACGACAACGCTGTCATTCCAGCCCGTTTCACGAACTTGTTTGAGAAAGAGGCGCCGGAACTTCTTCCCGCGCCAGTGCAGGTGGCTGGCAAGTGGCTTGACGAGAAGTTGATTCACAGGTCGAGGCGGGGGACGTTACTACGGTCGAAGTCAGAGGTCATCATCGACGATGCGCTCGCCGCACACGACATTGATGCCGCCTACGAAGTCCGTTTCTATGGAATTGACGGAAAGGGGTACCGCCTTCCTGATTTTACAATCGAGGACCAATCACTTGGCAGGACCATTCTCTGGGAACATTGCGGCATGCTTGCCGATACAGGTTACGCGGAGCGATGGGAAAAGAAGTTGGAATGGTATCGACAAAATGGTGTCAAGTTGCTTTCCGAGGGTGGCGGTGAAAGAGCCTCCTTAGTGGTGACGATGGATGACGCACGCGGGGGTATCGACGGAAAAGCAATCGACGAGCTCATCGAGGAAATATTTGATTGA
- a CDS encoding DUF1289 domain-containing protein, whose product MSKEIKSPCISLCHLKHDVCTGCGRSTSEIKKWKKMKYKEQKATVERAKIRMKEIRK is encoded by the coding sequence ATGTCGAAAGAAATCAAGAGCCCCTGCATTTCATTGTGTCACCTGAAGCATGACGTATGCACCGGCTGCGGCCGCTCCACCTCAGAAATCAAAAAGTGGAAGAAGATGAAGTACAAGGAGCAGAAAGCGACCGTGGAACGCGCGAAAATACGGATGAAGGAAATCCGAAAATAG
- a CDS encoding integrase core domain-containing protein, which translates to MEEFGLLGSMSAPANPYQNAQAESFMKTLKVEEVYLAGYEKFGDVATRLPYFIEEIYNERRMHSALGYQSPNQFEAQQVRQAA; encoded by the coding sequence TTGGAAGAGTTTGGCTTACTTGGTTCGATGAGCGCGCCGGCCAATCCTTACCAGAATGCACAAGCCGAAAGCTTCATGAAGACGCTTAAAGTCGAAGAGGTCTATCTGGCGGGTTATGAGAAATTCGGCGATGTGGCCACGAGGCTGCCATACTTTATTGAAGAGATATACAACGAACGGCGCATGCATTCGGCGCTGGGATATCAATCACCGAACCAATTCGAAGCGCAACAAGTTCGGCAAGCGGCTTAG
- a CDS encoding transposase codes for MAARCPYRRHSLQFKIQICSEVRSGKLGRREVLKTHNLSANLMQMWLGQFDRGELDREDAAASTVAEYEAHIAALERKVGQLTMELDLLTKTPRLQLVSNNENSSIISGPRPAPSDEAAK; via the coding sequence ATGGCAGCACGATGTCCATATCGGCGGCACAGTCTGCAGTTCAAGATTCAGATCTGCAGTGAAGTTCGCAGCGGCAAACTCGGGCGGCGAGAGGTGCTCAAGACTCATAACTTGTCGGCCAATCTCATGCAGATGTGGCTAGGACAGTTTGATCGCGGTGAGCTGGATCGGGAAGATGCTGCTGCATCAACGGTTGCAGAGTATGAAGCGCACATTGCTGCTTTAGAGCGGAAGGTCGGCCAGCTCACGATGGAACTCGATCTCCTTACAAAAACACCACGACTGCAACTCGTCAGCAACAACGAGAACTCATCGATCATCAGCGGCCCCAGGCCTGCTCCATCCGACGAGGCTGCCAAATGA
- a CDS encoding 2OG-Fe(II) oxygenase, whose protein sequence is MMEKFVNLHNLEKAMAGFKNAVPFDHVVVDDFLAEECLEKIKDEFIGYDAPQWFSYKNQIEDKKALNDWNIFPKDTYQLFQHLNSERFVAALSRLTGVTLHSDLGLHGGGWHIHGVGGNLNPHLDYSIHPKLGLQRKLNLIIYVSEQLEEKHGGHLGFWSNDEVARQPDKLIKEIAPKFNRAVLFDTTQNSWHGMNRPLVQPEGIYRKSLAIYYLCKPAESADRRERALFAPREEQRNNKDIEDLIRMRADLNLSRFAYRKN, encoded by the coding sequence ATGATGGAAAAATTTGTCAATCTTCACAATCTGGAAAAGGCGATGGCTGGCTTCAAGAACGCCGTGCCCTTCGATCACGTTGTCGTCGATGATTTTCTTGCGGAAGAATGCTTGGAAAAAATAAAAGATGAGTTCATTGGTTACGACGCGCCGCAATGGTTCAGCTACAAAAACCAGATTGAGGACAAGAAAGCACTGAACGACTGGAATATTTTCCCAAAAGATACTTACCAGCTGTTCCAGCATCTGAATTCGGAACGGTTTGTCGCTGCGTTATCGCGTCTGACTGGAGTGACGTTGCATTCAGATCTGGGCCTGCATGGCGGCGGCTGGCATATCCATGGCGTCGGAGGAAACCTGAATCCGCATCTGGATTATTCCATTCATCCCAAACTGGGTCTGCAAAGAAAACTGAACCTGATCATCTACGTGTCTGAACAACTCGAGGAAAAGCATGGCGGACATCTGGGGTTCTGGTCGAACGATGAAGTCGCCCGGCAGCCCGACAAGCTGATCAAGGAAATAGCGCCGAAATTCAATCGGGCCGTACTGTTCGATACGACGCAAAATTCCTGGCATGGCATGAATCGCCCCCTAGTCCAGCCGGAAGGCATCTACAGAAAAAGCCTGGCGATCTACTACCTCTGCAAGCCGGCAGAAAGCGCCGACCGGCGGGAACGCGCATTGTTCGCGCCGAGAGAAGAACAGAGAAACAATAAAGACATTGAAGATCTGATCAGAATGCGCGCAGACCTCAATCTATCCAGATTCGCCTACCGCAAGAACTGA
- a CDS encoding IS3 family transposase, whose product MGLLTFLTWCYRRITLELKARGHVINHKRVARVMRENELHAHHRRRFKPIADAESNLAVFPNRYRNIIPKEPDRVWVADITYIRIASGFIYLAVVLDACSRKMIGYAISKP is encoded by the coding sequence TTGGGTCTGTTAACTTTTCTGACTTGGTGCTATCGGCGTATCACCCTGGAGCTCAAGGCACGAGGCCATGTCATCAACCACAAGCGTGTTGCCAGAGTCATGCGGGAGAACGAGCTGCATGCGCATCACCGGCGCAGGTTCAAGCCCATTGCAGACGCTGAGAGCAATCTCGCAGTGTTCCCTAACCGTTATCGCAACATCATCCCAAAGGAGCCGGATCGTGTCTGGGTTGCTGATATCACCTACATCCGCATCGCTTCTGGCTTTATCTATCTGGCAGTCGTTCTGGACGCCTGCAGTCGCAAGATGATCGGCTACGCCATCTCCAAACCGTAA